The stretch of DNA AATGCTTTAAGTGCTTTATTTCTTTACCTATTCTTGACTTATATGATATGGCAGCATGGCAAAATCCAGAAAATTTCGCCCTTTGGTTAACAATGGTTCTGATTGTTATCACAATGTTGATTATAACCTTTGTATCCTTTACAAAAATGTACTTTTCCCGCATTCTCAAGGAACAGCAAAAGTTACAAAAAGCAATGGTGGCACATCAACAACAGTTGTTGGAGGATAGCGTTTTAGTTCAAGAACGAGAGCGTACTAGGATTGCTGCGGATTTGCACGATGATCTAATTTCCAAACTCAATATATCTTTATTGAGTTTGCATACAACCAAAGACATCAATAGCGTCAGTACCTTGTTGCAAGATAGCATTGCTTTGGCACGGCAAATTTCACATGATTTAAGCCCACCAATGTTGCAACAAAGTAGTTTAAAGGAATTAATTGAAGATTTCATTTTTCCAATTAAAGAAAGTCATTCTATACATTTTTCGCATGCTTTAAGTACTCCATATATGTTGACATCAGATACCAAACTACAGGTGTTCAGAATTTTTCAAGAAGCAATCAACAATACGCTCAAACATGCTCAAGCGACACAACTACAAGTTCATTTACGCCTAAGTCCTAATTTACTAGCCGTACAAGTACTTGACAATGGGGTTGGGTTTGATAGTTCTTCTTCCAAGAAGGGCTTGGGCTTAAAAAACATTGCCCTAAGAAGTCAAATACTGAATGGTCACTTTAGATTTAGTACCCCTAATAATCAAGGCAGCTCTTTTTTATTCTATCTCAAACAACCGTTATTAGAACGTCCAAAACAATAAATATATGACTATCGAGAAAAATATTATCCAACTTGCAATTGTAGACGACGAACAACTGATTGTAAAATTATTAGAAGGATTTTTTACACAACAGGCTAATGTAAATGTTTTTTTATCGGCATTTAGTGGCGAAGAATTCCTAGAAGAATTAGAAAAATCTGAACAGCTTCCAGATATTGCCTTACTTGATTTGAGAATGAAAGAACTTGATGGCATAGAATTAACAAGTATTCTAAAGGAAAAATACCCCTCTATTAGAATCATAGTCATCTCCTCCTATTACAAAAAATACTTTATGGGCTATATGTTAAAAACAGGTGTTAGCGCATTTTTACCTAAGGGGATCTTGCCTACAGAACTGCTTAAGATCATTGAAACAATCAATCAAGAGGGCTATTATTTTTTACCAGAACAAGTAGATATGATGCGCACCCAAATCGCTCCTAAAGCTCCTAAACCCAAACTTAGTATAGAGGCAACCCTGACTTCTCGTGAAAAAGAAGTACTGCAACTCATTTGTCAACAATATACAGCACAAGAAATTGCGAATAAACTTTTTATTACAAAACGAACGGTTGAAGGGCACAAAAACAAATTATTGTCTAAGATAGGCGTAAAAAATACAGCTGGCTTGATTATTTATGCGATCCAAAAAAATATTGTTGATATCCAATCTTTACAGATATAGTAATGGAGGGCTAATTAGAACAATCTAGTTTGCATTTCTAAAAAGCTAGAGGCAGCTCATACCAAACAAGCCCCTTTAGTTGTAAAAAATGGAAGGAGTAATTTTGAGTAGTTAAATTTGAGATGATATAAATCTAATCAAATATGTATTGAAAAAACATTCTTGGTCATATACAAAAGCATTGTTATCAGTACTAGTAAATAAGGTTTGTACAAGAAGATCAACATATATACAGCTATTTTTTTTTCGTGATGTCATTCTTAAATAACAACCTCTTTCATGCTATGCTTTAGTTGCTATAGATCTTCAGTATTAATTCTTCCTGAAATTTAATTCTACTTTTTAAATCATCAATCCTATTCCTCAACTCAAGAATCAAGATATCCTTGGGTTCACCAAATAGTTGATCATCGTCAGTATTTATAGTATATTTTTGATTTTTAGATCTAATTATTTCATCTGATCGATCTTCTACATCTAAAATAGACTTATCTTTAGAAATATCTTCTTTTGCAATATCTACAAGCACCATTGTGTTTAAGTCAACATCAAGATAATTGACGATTCGAACAATAGTATTAAGATTCGGCAAACTTGTGTTTGTTGCATAGTTTGAGATTGTATTGACACTTATATTCAAAAACTTAGCTAAGTCTTGCCTAGACTCATTTTTCTTTTTTAATAGGTATCCAAGATTTTTTCCAAAAAATATTTTCACAATTTACTTGATTTTATTATCGATTTATTTGATTATATCAAATAAATCGATTTAATTTGTAAACATAAGACAAACACAATGGACCCTAACCATGTGATAAAAATATATTCCACACAAAACAATTGAACTTAAGTATCATAATACTTTCAAGGGGGATGGTTATAATTGAGTTTTACTATAGCCACTACAAATGACTATCGAGTTGTTTTCAGCTAGAGCTATGAAACACGCTATATCTGCCTCCAATTGTGGGTATTGGGAAAACACTAATGGACAAATATTCCAACATTTACCTTATTACACCAATTTGCCATTAATTACATATGTTTTCCATCAAACTTTTTTACATAATCTTAATAATACAATTATTAAATTATGAGGGAATATTTTAATTACGGTTCTATTTATTCATTACTCTGCTTCAATATTTTTATCAAGCTGATAATCAACAATATATAACTTTACCAACTAAAACATTAAAACATTGGCTATCAACTTAACACAAGATACCTTTTTATATTTTTTGTTAGCTATCTCATGAACATAGCAAGCTAAAAAACTAAAAACTGTCTCATTAGCAGAACGAATAATTAGCGAAGTAATACTTATTAATAGGTAAAATCAAATTCACACTATTTTTAATTAAAGGGCATAATCACTATTTTTCTGTTTAATATTCTATCATAAATTTAAAGAAAACAATTTCAAAAAATAAAATTGATAATTAGTGAATTTTCTGTTTGGGCAATTTTATTTTATTTCTTTTATACCATCTATATTAATCTTATAATACAATCTTCTTCATTAAAGGAGTTTATTATTCATAATATTTCATCTAAGATAAAATACTAATTCTAATATATCTAGTTAAGAACTATATAATTAACAGCAATCTTTATTTAAGTAGCTCTTCTTTTGTAGAAAAGCAAAATACATTTAGGATATTCCCCTGTTTGCTTTTTAATTATATATAAGTAGCACCCAAAATCACCTTTCATCCCCAATGTTGATGTTCAGTAAAGCAACCTTGTCCCAAGGTTGCTTTTTTATATTAAATATCCTCTATCAAAACATCAAAAACTCATCTCAGAGCTATATCTTAGCTTTTAATTTCGTTACTAATAAAGAATGGCTTTGTCCTATACCTTGATCCATTCCCCTTTTTTGATGAAAATTTGTATTTTAAGCTCTTCTCATCACAGTTATTTACCACCAACAACCAAATAAAAATGTGCTGAGGAGAGGACAAATACGCAAAGAAAACCCAAACTTAATAAACTTTAGGTACTCAAAAAAAATAATAACACTTAGATATAATGGCAAAATTTGATGGTATAGATATAATTGAAAACGAACTGTACGAGGATAGCCCAGAAGGTGATGCAGAATGGTTAGCGACAAGGTTTGAAATAAAAGCCATGCTGGGACTTGAAAAACTCCCTAATCTTCAAGGCATTCTATTTGCAATAGGGCTCCAAGAGTTAGGGCAAATACGCAATAGTTTTACCAAAGAAGAGCGGCAAGATTTAATGCATATTGCGGTATGCCGTCTATTAAGTTATGACAATTATTATGAACTTGAAGGTTATGATGATGATGGCTGGCCACATTGGAAACAACTTGCAGTTCCTCCCGCTGGACGTGTTCCTCAAGAAACATTGCTCAAAAGAAAAATTTCAGAATATATCCAACATGTAAAGAATAGTTAAACCATGCAAAAAATAATTTATGTTCTCTTTGGTCTTGGGCTTTTTTTTGCAGCCTGTACAAATAGCTCAACTCCCCCAGATCTTGTAATAGAACAGCCCCGTACAAAAGTTTCTATTCAGACACAATATGGAGAAATGCTGATCGAACTATTTAATGAAACCCCCAAACACCGAGATAATTTCTTAAAACTGGTGAAAGAAGGTTTTTATGATAGTTTATTGTTTCATCGTGTGCAACCCAACTTTATGATCCAAGGTGGAGATCCTGAATCCAAAGGAGCTGTTGCTCCAGATTATTGGTTGGGCAATGGAAATACCAAAGATAGAATTCCTGCAGAGCTCAATTCTAAGTTTATCATGCGTCAAGGTGCCCTCTGTGGTTTTCATAAAGGAGTAGGGCATCAGCCTGACAAATCTTCTAATGGTTCTCAGTTCATGATTATTCATGGTCAGGCACTCAAAGCTTATCAAGTAAAGGAGATTTCATTAAAAAATAAAGTAAATTATACTCCTGAACAAATTCACTTATACGAAATGTATGGGGGAACGCCTCAATATGACAATACTTACACTGTGTTTGGTCAAATTATAAAGGGAATGAACGTCCTAGATAAAATTGTTCAAGCTAAAACACATCGTTCTGTTGATCCTACATTGCCCGACCGACCAATAGAAGATATCCGAATGATTGTCAACATAGTTGAAAAATAAATCTGGCGAATCAAGACGCAAAAAAGCTATATCAAGTTGATAAAACACTTAAAACGGCTCAAGAATGGCATCGTTGATTGATCTCTTGCAATTTAAATAATCTTAATGATGAGTAAGAAAAAAAAATCCACTAAAAAGAAAACTATAGAAGCCCCTGCTTCGTCAAAAAGCAAAACAAATCAAAAAAAAGTAGCAGCCTCTCCTCCCATCAAGAGCATTAAACTCGAAGATTCTTTTTGGGTCAACCACCAAATGCACCTTATCCTAATCTTTGTATTAAGCTGTGCTTTGTATGCCAACACCTTGTTCCATCAATATGCGGTAGATGATAGTATTGTAATTTTGCGCAACAAATTTACCAAAAAGGGATTCGCAGGGATGCCTGGCATTTGGGGAGAAGATACCTTCACTGGTTTTTTCGGTAGCAAAAGGAATTTAGTTGCAGGTGGGCGTTACCGTCCTCTGTCAGTGGCAACCTTTGCTATAGAATTGCAACTCTTCGGCAGTCCAATTGTCGATCGTGAAGGAAAAGTAGTGTTGGATGCGGATGGAGATGTCAACTACCAAGGAAGTCCCTTTGTTAGCCACTTTTTTAATTTATTGCTTTATGCTTGGCTCTGTGTTGTGATTTATTTGATGCTGTTGCAGATGTTCAACCCTGAACGAGACAAAAATAACATCAAGGGGTATTTCATCGCCCTAGCGGGAGCCTTGCTTTATGCCACCCACCCCATTCACACAGAAGCCGTCGCCAATATCAAAGGACGAGATGAAATTATGGTTTTACTAGGATCTGTATTGGCGGTTTATTGGATTCTAAAAGCTGCTGCTCAAGAAGCTGAAAAGGCACTCTTGTACCAAATAGCTGCTGCTATAGCTTTTGTTTTTGCCATCTTTTCTAAAGAAAATGCTGTAACCTTTTTAGCTATTATTCCTGCGGCTTTATATTTTTTCACAAAAAAAGATCTTCCCAATATAGCGATACAGACCTTGCCTTACTTAGCAATTGTGCTAGGCTTTTGGTTTGGTGTTCGAGCCCCTATATTAGGTGATGCAGGAGCTGTAGTTGGCTCAGGCAATGCACCAGCAACAGAGTTAATGAATGACCCTTTCCTAAAAATAGAAAACAATAGATACGTTTCATTTACCACAGGAGAGCGATTGGCTACGGTTTTGTATACCTGGATAGAATATATCAAATTGCTGATTTTTCCCCATCCACTAACCAATGATTATTACCCCAAACACATTCGCACCGACCAAGATATTATCCCTAGCTTTCAGATGGCAAAAGTTATGCTATCGGTTTTTGTCCACTTGGTGATGGGTTTACTTTTAGTCTTAGGTACCCTCAAAAGAAAGGCATATGCCTTCTTTATTTTATTCTATTTGGCAACCTTTTCTGTCGTATCCAATTTAATTTTCCCAATTGGTAGCAATATGGCAGAACGTTTTATGTTTTTGCCATCTGTTGGATTTAGTGCCTTGTGTGCAATGGGTTTATACGAGTTGGTTCGCAGGGCGCTGACCAAAGGGGGAAGCTTGGTAGATGCCTTAAAGCCTCCTGCTACTGTTCTGGCAATTGCTTGTGTCCTTTATTCAGCCAAAACAGTTGTGCGAAATTTTGCGTGGTATGATGATTATACCTTATTTACTACAGACATTCACAATTCGCCTTATAGTGCTAAATTAAATAATGCCGTTTCTGGTGTACTGCAAGATCGAGCCAATAAAACAGCAGATAGAAATCAACGAAAAGGACTTGTAAAAGAGGCTTTACAAAAATCTCTGATCGCTACTCAATTGCATCCTACTTATAATAATGCTTGGTTGTTAAGAGGAAATGCTAATGTTATGTTGGGAGGGATTACCGAAAAAGAAGGTGCCCAAAATCAAAACGCCGCTTCAAGAACAACCTTATTCAAACAAGCATTAGCTTATTATGATGCGGGGATCAAAGCCTATAATGAGGTTATGCGCTTGCGTCCTGACCATCCCGATGTTAAGCGTAACTTTGGTGTTGTATATCGAGATCGTGGCAAGCTCTTAGGGCAACATTTGCGACAATTGGATGCTTCTATGGCTTCTATTGAAAAATCTCTGACTTATTCCAAACAGGACTTTGAAAGTTTTCGCTTATTGGGCGTTGCCTATGGTATGAAAGGAATGCAGTTGCAGCAGATGGGCAAACAAACAGAGGGCGTTGCTTCCCATTATAAGGCCATCAGCTATTTTGAAAAAGCAGTTGAAATGAGCCCGAATTCTGTGCCAATTCTCTATAATTTAGAAATTGCTTATCGTCATCTCAATCAAATGGAAAAGGTAGCGGAGTATCACAATCGCTGGAAAGAAATTGATCCAAATTACGATCCATCTAAACAGCAATAATTTTTTTTACAGTTCATTAAACCTTAGGGCAAAACCTGAGTCTTAGTAGCTGTAAATCAAATACTCCAACACAAAATTACATATCATGAAGATCAAAAATTTTCTATTGACGCTAATTGCTATAACTGCTTTTGCTTTTAATGCCGATGCTCAGACCACCAAAAAAGAAGTTACTAAAAAACAAGTGAATCAAAATGCCCGTATCCACCAAGGCGTTCGATCTGGAGAGCTTACCAAAAGAGAAACTAAACAGCTAAAGGCTCAACAAAGAGACATCAACCAAACCAAGAGAGCTGCCAAAGCAGATGGAAAAGTAACGGCAAAAGAACGGGCAACTATTAAACATAAACAAACAAAAGCTAGTGCTAATATTGCTCGTAAAAAGAACAATAATAAAAGTCGATAGGTAGCTACTTATTGCTTCAAAATTTTTAGATCAACCACTTACCGATTAAGTGGTTGATTTTTTTTTATATTGCAACTTTTATGTTCATAATCTATGCGCTAAAAAATCAATAGACTATTGTTATTTACTCAAAAATAAAACATCACAATGAACGCAATTATAACAGGAGCAACCAAAGGTATTGGCAAAGCAGTTGCCGAATTATTAGCAAAAAACGGTTTTAATGTTGCTATTTGTGCTCGTACACAAACCGATGTAACTGCCTTAAAAACATCTCTTGAACAAGAACATGGAATACAGGTAATTGCTCAAGCAGTTGATATGTCTCAAAAAGAAGCGGTTAAATCTTTTGTGGCGCACATCCAACAAACATGGAAAACCATTGATATTTTGGTTAATAATGCAGGAGTTTTTATTCCTTGTGACTTGGCGAATGCTGACAATGAAGCAGCTTTTGAAATGATGATGGACCTAAACCTCTATAGCACTTATTATATGACACAAGGAATTCTTCCGATGATGACGGCTCAAAACAAAGGGCATATTTTTAACATCTGTTCCATTGCTAGTATTATGCCTTATGGAGCTTACGCCGTCTCTAAACATGCTATGTTAGGATTTTCTAAAGTATTGCGAGAAGAAGTCAAAGACAAGGGAGTGCGTGTAACGGCAATGATGCCTGGTGCAACCTATACTGCTTCTTGGGAAGGAACCGATTTGCCACAAGAGCGTTTTATGAAAGCAGATGATATTGCTCAGTCTTTGTTAGATATCTATCAACTTAGTGACCGAACAGTTGTAGAAGAAATTATTCTAAGACCTCAATTGGGGGATATATAAATTGTTGCCAATAAGGCTAAAAGAAGAAACCTAACTTAGTGGGAGCTAAGTTAGGTCAAAAACATACTATCTAATCTATAAAAACACACTTCTTTAGTCAATTTTGAGAACTCCACTTGTTGTGAAGTTGTATGTAATCTTTCTTTTCAATTTCGATTACAATACTTAATGGATGCATATTTAAAAGTGTGAACTTTATTGATCGTTTTTTTTTATTTTTTTTAAAAAAAGTTTAAGGAAATTATCCTAGCATCAAAATACAACCAAACAATCTACTCATTACCAATTGTTTAATTATTTTATTGTATAAACGATATTTTTTACAGGAAAAGGAGAGCAAGACGTTTTTATATCCTGAACCAAATAAATATCTCCTTTTTGTGCGGCTGAAATTATTTTTTTTGCAGTTTCATCAAACAATCCATTTTTATCCTTATTGTGATGAACGGTTCTTTTCCCTTCTCCATCTATGCGAATTAGCGTAAAGCTTTCTGCCAAACAAAGTGCAGGAACTTGTTGTCGATGATGTAAAACAACGGCATTTTGAGTGCTAAAATCTTTGGCATTAAACACTAGATTATGAATCTTTACTGCCGTTCTATATTTCCAAATATATGCTTCAGGGGCAGGAATGGCTACAACGTCAAATACCTTAGTAATCATTTTACCAGAAAATGTATCTTTTGCCACTATTTCAACAACAAAGCCAGGACGTTGCTCATAAAAATTATACATCCCTTTGCTAACATCAGCAGGAGTAAGACGACCATTGCTAGAAAAAACATGTAAATGTTCGGTACTTTCTCCTTCTACATGTATTTTTATACTATTGGGCAACCCTGCATATAATTCCTTATTGGCACGCCCACCTTGAATAACAACTGGCTGCGCTTTTTGCTCCTCCATGTTATTTTCATAAAACGGTTCCTCTTCGACATAAAAAGGCTCTTCTACAGCCTCTTCTTCATGCATCTGATGCGGAATAGCACAACCTATTAACAACAAAAAGAACCCACCAACAGCAAACAAAATTTTAGCATTCATACTTTTCTACCTTATTTTATTTCTTTTTAATACTTAACTACTTATTAACCTTTTGTTAAGAAGAATAACGCAATCTGTTCCTTAAATTTACAAGAGGTCAACAAAAAATCCAATTATCCTCATTCCCTAAATTGGATTAAAACAAAACAGATTCATTTCTTAACAAAAGTGGTCAAACCCAATTACCGCTAATAATTCTGTTCAACCACTTGTAAAAACTATACTTAATATGAAAACTTTATTTAATCGGAAATCTTGGCTTTTCACGCTGAGCATAGCTTTTGCTGCTTCTAGTGTATCCTCTCCTATTTTTGCACAGGATCATAACAAACTGGAAACAGATGCTAAAGTTACAATCATTAGAACAACTTCTAATGAAAAAGAAGATTTTTTTAGAGGAACTACAACTTCTAATGGTGACAAAATATATACCTATAATTCTATCTTAAAGAAAAAAAGTTGTGACAACAAGCCCAAGTTAGGAGTTTTGCTAAAAGGGAACGAAGAAGGAACTGTTGTCTTAAAAACATTTCCAAATTCGGCTGCCGCAGAAGCTGGATTGCAAGAAGGGGATAAAATCCTAATGATTAATGGAAAAAAATCTCTATCAATCCCTGGTCTTATTGCTATTGTCGATGCGCATAAAATTGGAGACAAAGTAACCATTAAATATGAACGTAATGGAGTGACACAAACTCGTACTGCTACCTTTAAAGGAGCTGCTCAAAATCATTATTTAAATTATAGAACAAAATATTCCAATTACAAGACCAAGAGACAGTCGTTTGATTTAACACAAAACGCTTGCGAAAAATTAAATGAATTGTATGCTAAACCATTTTTAGGGGTTTATTTGAGTACCTCTCATCAAGAAGATGGAACTGGCGCTAAATTAACTTCTATTATTGAAGGTACTGGAGCCGCAAAAGCACTCCTAAAAGCCTCTGATAAAATTGTAAAATTAAATCAGCAGCAGATCCACAGTACCGAAGAAGCAATTGCTTTTATTCAAAGTAAAAAACCTGGTGATAAAATTCGAATCAGACTCCTTAGAGAAAATCAACCCATAACCATTCGAGCTACGTTGGGATCATGGGCAGACAACCCTAATGTGGCTTGGAAGATAGCTACTTTGGAAGAAAATTGCGTCCCCCATACCCCAGAAACAGTTGTTCAAGAAAAAAAGAAGACAAAAAAGAACAACCGCCAATTTGCACAACAATCAAGTATGGAGGTCTTCCCGAATCCAACGGCTGATTTTGTCAACATCAAATTTAAAGGGCAAAAAGCTCCATTAACGATTCATGTGATAAGTTTGGACGGAAAAGAAATGTACACCCAAACCATCCAAAATTTTGAAGGAAATTACAACGATCAATTGGACGTTTCAAAATACCCTTCAGGTATATACATTATTCATTTAACACAAAATGAGGAACAAATTACACAGCAAATTATTGTAGAATAAATCTTAATTAACCAACGATGCAGAATTGACCTCTGCTTAGTTGGTTAATTATTTCAATGTTATTTAGGCTATTTTTGCAATTCTTGTAAAAATAGCCTTTTCTACGTTTAAGTAATGGGGCAAAATTATTTATAGAATTTGCAGTAAAAGATTTTTGATATTAACAAGGCGAACAACATAGTCATAGCCTTAGCTATGGCGAGTATTTTCAACACAGTTAAGATTAAAAAGATTGCTCGAAAACTATCAATAATTTAGATTCATTACTTAGAAGATTAAATTCAAAGTTATTGCATAGCCCTAACAAAACCTGTATATTGGGTCCCTATCCTAGCATTAAAAACTTATCCAATCTTGCATCTTTTACAACAACGTCTACCTGTTCTAAAAAAAATTAATTCTATTTCCATATTAGTTGGAGTGCTAAGTTTGATTTTGATTGGACAGTATTTATTCTGTCATGGTATGTTTGTAGATGGTCTTGTGTACGGTACACTTGCCAGAAATTACGCCTTGGCAGGAGAAGGCTGGTGGGATTTTTGGGTATATCTAGGCGATCCATTCCATAGTCATCCACCTTTAGCATTTTGGTTGCAATCTCTTTTATTCAGTGTCTTTGGCGATTTCTTTTGGATTGATCGACTCTATTCCATTTTCTGCTTAATTGTGAGTCTCTCCTTAATCAAGAAATTATGGCAACACTTAGTTCCTAGTTTTCCTCAAGGAGCCTATTGGGTGCAACTGCTCTACTTGATACTGCCTTTAGTGCACTGGGGTTTCAACAACAATGTATTAGAAAACACAAGCAATTGTTTTATCTTGATGAGTATTTGGATGTACCTTTTAGCGCAAGATCATAAACAATACCGATATAGCATAGTAGCAGGATTGGCCGTATTTGCAGCCACTTTGACCAAAGGGCCAACTGGTTTATTTCCTCTAATATTTCCTTTATTGTATTATAAACATCCTTTTAAACAAATCTGTTGGAACACAGCAATTCCGATTTTAGTTCTCGTTTTAAGTTGGGGAATGCTAATCGGTAGTTCCACTGAGGCCGCTCTTTTTTTTAGCGACTATTTAGATATACAATTGGTCAAAAGTTTATCAGGCGAGTATGGGACGGTTAATCGTTTTTTGATTCTAGAAAAACTACTACTACAATTGGTGGTATTGATTCCCGTAGGAATTGGTTTACGCATTTTTTTTAAGCAAAAATCGCAGCATCAAGCTATTCAGCAACAAGGATGGGTCTTTTTATTTTTGGGGCTATCGGGCTCCCTCCCTATTATGATTAGTCCCAAACAAATGAGTTTTTACCTTTTGCCCTCTTTAATTTATTTTGTTGTTTCTTTTGCTTGTTTTCATCTAAAACAGCTTGAGGCACTTGATCAAATCGTTCAGAAACAAAAAATAATTCGTTGGGTAGGAAGTTTTGCAATTATCTGTTTACTAGGAATTACCATTAGCTCTTATGGCAGTTTTTCTCGTGACAAGGAAATTTTACACGACACCTTTATACTAGGACAATTGGTTTCGCCAAACAGTTTTGTAAAGGCATCCGATCCCATAAAAAAAGATTGGGCGCTTCATGCTTATTCGGCTCGTTATTTTCAAATAAACATTCACTTTTCCCCCAAAAGAAGCCCCTTTCAAATTACTACAAAAGGCGAACTCATTCCTAAAGGCTACCTTTTGGTTCCTCAGAAGACGATACGCTATAACTTTTATAAAAAGAAATAATCCTTGCACAACACATGTTATGCTCGAATAGTAGAAATGTGAACAATTTTTTTGCTAACCCGATTGGTTCCATTGGTTACAGTGACATAATAAACACCAGAAGGAAGACCAGGCATATTAAAATAGTACTTTTTAGTTTGTGTAATATGCGTTGGGATTTCATAAATTAATTTCCCTGTACTATCGTACAACTGCATCTGAACTTCCTGCTCCTCTGACAAATCAACATCAATAGTAACCTTTTCCTTCAAAGGATTCGGATAAATTCCTATTGCATCTTCAAAATCACGTTTTCGTTCAAAATCTCCATCTACCTCTATCACCAAAGACTGGATGCAAACCATCTGCATATTGGCACGATTGCTCGTACTGCCTGTAAAGCCAAAATAAACCGATTTTGAGCCACCAAAAATATCATTCAGAATATCTTCGGTATAGGTAATTCTCAGCTCTCCATCAAAATAAATACACAATTCCTGCTTGGAAGGCAACCATGTAATCCTGACATCGTGATATTCACAATCTCTAACATCCTTTCCGTAACTTTTAGCCCGTATAGGTTCAATTAATGGTTTGCTCAAATTTCCATCTTTTACCAAGGTCAGATGAGGTTGGTACAAATCTTTGTGGCTTCGATTAAAACGAGTATCAATCTCCAACGCTAAAGAGGGGCTAATCCCCTCACAGTTCGTTGTTTTTCCAAATCCCATTACAGCACCTTGACAACCTAAGGCATCATACATAGCAGAATCTTTATGCATCACAAAAGCCATTCCTTCGCCAGCATATTTAGAGCAACCTAAGTTGACGGCAAACCTAAAATCAATAGCATTGGTCAATTCAATAGGAAACTCACACCAAAGGCTGCCTACATCATTAGAAGCCTGATGAGAAGTTAGACGGTAACAATTCTCAGACATCACAATGGTAGAACCATTTAGTGTAAACGAAGGTTGTGCAATAAGTATAGTGATCTGACTAGACAAAATAAGACATGCAGTTATCAGACAC from Aureispira anguillae encodes:
- a CDS encoding sensor histidine kinase, producing MYFSRILKEQQKLQKAMVAHQQQLLEDSVLVQERERTRIAADLHDDLISKLNISLLSLHTTKDINSVSTLLQDSIALARQISHDLSPPMLQQSSLKELIEDFIFPIKESHSIHFSHALSTPYMLTSDTKLQVFRIFQEAINNTLKHAQATQLQVHLRLSPNLLAVQVLDNGVGFDSSSSKKGLGLKNIALRSQILNGHFRFSTPNNQGSSFLFYLKQPLLERPKQ
- a CDS encoding response regulator transcription factor, whose product is MTIEKNIIQLAIVDDEQLIVKLLEGFFTQQANVNVFLSAFSGEEFLEELEKSEQLPDIALLDLRMKELDGIELTSILKEKYPSIRIIVISSYYKKYFMGYMLKTGVSAFLPKGILPTELLKIIETINQEGYYFLPEQVDMMRTQIAPKAPKPKLSIEATLTSREKEVLQLICQQYTAQEIANKLFITKRTVEGHKNKLLSKIGVKNTAGLIIYAIQKNIVDIQSLQI
- a CDS encoding helix-turn-helix domain-containing protein, whose product is MKIFFGKNLGYLLKKKNESRQDLAKFLNISVNTISNYATNTSLPNLNTIVRIVNYLDVDLNTMVLVDIAKEDISKDKSILDVEDRSDEIIRSKNQKYTINTDDDQLFGEPKDILILELRNRIDDLKSRIKFQEELILKIYSN
- a CDS encoding peptidylprolyl isomerase; translated protein: MQKIIYVLFGLGLFFAACTNSSTPPDLVIEQPRTKVSIQTQYGEMLIELFNETPKHRDNFLKLVKEGFYDSLLFHRVQPNFMIQGGDPESKGAVAPDYWLGNGNTKDRIPAELNSKFIMRQGALCGFHKGVGHQPDKSSNGSQFMIIHGQALKAYQVKEISLKNKVNYTPEQIHLYEMYGGTPQYDNTYTVFGQIIKGMNVLDKIVQAKTHRSVDPTLPDRPIEDIRMIVNIVEK
- a CDS encoding tetratricopeptide repeat protein — translated: MMSKKKKSTKKKTIEAPASSKSKTNQKKVAASPPIKSIKLEDSFWVNHQMHLILIFVLSCALYANTLFHQYAVDDSIVILRNKFTKKGFAGMPGIWGEDTFTGFFGSKRNLVAGGRYRPLSVATFAIELQLFGSPIVDREGKVVLDADGDVNYQGSPFVSHFFNLLLYAWLCVVIYLMLLQMFNPERDKNNIKGYFIALAGALLYATHPIHTEAVANIKGRDEIMVLLGSVLAVYWILKAAAQEAEKALLYQIAAAIAFVFAIFSKENAVTFLAIIPAALYFFTKKDLPNIAIQTLPYLAIVLGFWFGVRAPILGDAGAVVGSGNAPATELMNDPFLKIENNRYVSFTTGERLATVLYTWIEYIKLLIFPHPLTNDYYPKHIRTDQDIIPSFQMAKVMLSVFVHLVMGLLLVLGTLKRKAYAFFILFYLATFSVVSNLIFPIGSNMAERFMFLPSVGFSALCAMGLYELVRRALTKGGSLVDALKPPATVLAIACVLYSAKTVVRNFAWYDDYTLFTTDIHNSPYSAKLNNAVSGVLQDRANKTADRNQRKGLVKEALQKSLIATQLHPTYNNAWLLRGNANVMLGGITEKEGAQNQNAASRTTLFKQALAYYDAGIKAYNEVMRLRPDHPDVKRNFGVVYRDRGKLLGQHLRQLDASMASIEKSLTYSKQDFESFRLLGVAYGMKGMQLQQMGKQTEGVASHYKAISYFEKAVEMSPNSVPILYNLEIAYRHLNQMEKVAEYHNRWKEIDPNYDPSKQQ
- a CDS encoding SDR family oxidoreductase, producing the protein MNAIITGATKGIGKAVAELLAKNGFNVAICARTQTDVTALKTSLEQEHGIQVIAQAVDMSQKEAVKSFVAHIQQTWKTIDILVNNAGVFIPCDLANADNEAAFEMMMDLNLYSTYYMTQGILPMMTAQNKGHIFNICSIASIMPYGAYAVSKHAMLGFSKVLREEVKDKGVRVTAMMPGATYTASWEGTDLPQERFMKADDIAQSLLDIYQLSDRTVVEEIILRPQLGDI
- a CDS encoding GldM family protein encodes the protein MNAKILFAVGGFFLLLIGCAIPHQMHEEEAVEEPFYVEEEPFYENNMEEQKAQPVVIQGGRANKELYAGLPNSIKIHVEGESTEHLHVFSSNGRLTPADVSKGMYNFYEQRPGFVVEIVAKDTFSGKMITKVFDVVAIPAPEAYIWKYRTAVKIHNLVFNAKDFSTQNAVVLHHRQQVPALCLAESFTLIRIDGEGKRTVHHNKDKNGLFDETAKKIISAAQKGDIYLVQDIKTSCSPFPVKNIVYTIK